Below is a genomic region from Rosa chinensis cultivar Old Blush chromosome 5, RchiOBHm-V2, whole genome shotgun sequence.
GTGGTTACTTCACCCTCCTTTTGTTATTCATTAAATATTCAATGTTGGTTAAATATTCTTTAGCATATTAACTTTATATTGTTACCCATATACTTTCAGGGAGCTGTCGCCAATAACTTTGCTGGTTCTTCTGGTAAGAGTTTAGCCTCAGCATCAGATAACATTAACTATGCTGATCTGTTTTTGGATGATGTTATCGATGTCGATGAGTATGCCCGTTTGCTATCCCATTTTGATAATGCGGATATTTCTCCTGGAATAGAAGCACCTATGCCACCTATCCCCTGGTTGTTTGGTCCTGTTAAAAGTGATATAAAGTCAGTTTCTGGAAGTAGTTCTGATACAAATTATCGAGCTGCTAAGAGTTTTGCGTCACTCTCGCATAATGTAATTGACTTAGCTGGTCCCAGTTCTGATGCATCTAGTTCCAATGATGACTATTCTGGTCTTTATCTGGAAGCATCCATAGATATCGATGAGTATGCTAAAATGCTAGCCCATTTTGACAAAATGGATATTCCTCCTGGAATAGAAGCACCTATCCCACATTTTCTGTCATTGTCAGATCCTTCTAAGAGCAATATAAATGCAGTTCCTGGAAGTAGTTCAAGCTTGGAGGCCCAAACGAATGTTTTTAGTCCTGCTCTTGGGCTATCATCATCTTGGAAACTTCCACAAGCTTCCAGCAGTAAAACAAAACAATCTTATCTGCAACACCAAGGGTGGGCTTCTAATATTCCAGTTGGAGTAGAATTATCAAAATTGCATACACAAACTCAAACCAATGATGTCCCTGCAAAGCAAGTTTCTAGCATGGAGACAGATGAAACTATTAGGAAGTTCAAggatttcaaacaatttgatacAGTTGCAGATCACTCAGACCATCACTATACTAACAAGAGTAGTTCTACCATGCAGGTGAGTTAGATGATGTATTGCATTTGCACGCTTCTTTATCTTATACTATTTTGATCTTACTCCTTTTATTGATTCAGAAAAATTGGGCAAAGAGAATTCAGGAAGAGTGGAAAATCCTGGAGAAAGATTTGCCTGGTGAGCCCTTATGCATTATTTTTGATGTCATGGTAGTGAGGGTTTTCCATTCACCTAGTTTTCTTATCTCATCTTTTGAAATTCACTTTGATGATGCTCATGAGTATTTTGCTTTGTCACAAAAATGTTGAATTGACATGTAAATAGATGTAGGGTTGCTGTTGGTACAACTGAAACTTTGTTGCACTACCTTCTGATCTACCCAACTATGCATAACATAATTCACTTCGTCTTTGAACCCTTAACCTTCCTTTCTTAACATATTAATGGCAGATACAATATTTGTTAGAGTTTATGAGACAAGGATGGATCTTTTGAAAGCTGTAATTGTTGGAGCCAAGGGTACCCCCTACCATGATGGTCTCTTTTTCTTTGATGTTTCATTTCCAAGTGACTATCCCAATGTACCCCCGGTATGTGATTCATGTTTGTCTCACATAGATTTATATCTGCTTACTTCATCAGTCTGATTTAGGACTTGGTAATGCCAGCATGTCTACTACCACTCTGGTGGCCTTCGACTAAATCCAAATTTGTATGATTGTGGAAAAGTATGCCTCAGCCTTCTCAACACCTGGTCTGGGGGCAAGCAAGAGATGTGGATCCCTGGTAAGTCAACGATGCTTCAGGTTTTGGTCTCTATACAAGGGCTGATCTTGAATACAGAGCCCTACTTCAATGAGCCTGGATGGGCACCTATGAAGGGTACACCAGCCGGTGAAACGGCATCGAAGAAGTACAATGAGGACACGTTAATCCTATCTCTAAGGACAATGGTGTACACGATGAAGCGGCCTCCAAAGGTACAATTTGATATcctctttctattttttcttcgAACTATTGCTCGGGCAGTTTTCTGCAGTATAAGAGCAATGCAATTTTTTAAATTCAGGTAACTGTAGCTTGTTTTCTAATAACGTTCTAATGGCTAGTACATCAAGTAAACTGGTTGAGAACTTTTTGAAATTCATAACAGtcaaaacatgaaaaattttgaaatggaaatCATTTTTGCTTTCTTGAAAATCATTTCCGTACTAAAGTTTTCAGTCATATGAGAGTGTTATCAAGTGATGTTTAACGGAATAAGAGAGTAGGAATTGCAAATTCATGATACAAAACCAAGTGACGGTAAATGATGTGGTGAACTCAAGAGTCAATTATTCAAATAAACTAGAATATAGATTATCGGAATAACAGAGTAGGAATTGCAAATTCATGATACAAAACCAAGTGACAGTAATTTCTTGAAATGATGTAGTGAACTCGAGAGTCAATTCGTCAAGGAAACTAGAATATAGTTGTCTAATGTGGGATGTTAAAATTTATTGCTTTGTATATGGAAATTTGACTGGGAGGCTAGATATCAGATATCATTTATGACTTACGAGCACACAATAATATATGGTGAATGCCATGCTTATATCAGTTTTGTCAATTTGTGAGTGCAATATAATTTTCTCAGCTATAACTGTGTATTTGGATGCAGTATTTTGAGCACTTTGTTCTCGGGCATTTCCGCAATCATGCTCATGATATTCTTGTAGCATGCAAGGCATATATGGATGGAGCTGAAGTGGGGTGTTTAGTCAAAGGTTCGGTGCAGGGCGTTGATGGTAATAAGAGCTGCTCGCAGGTGTTTAAGAATTCTCTGGCTAGGTTTTTGCCTACTCTAGTCAAAGAGTTGACACAAATAGGTGCCAAGGACTGTGAGAAATTTGTATCACCAGCAACAGTTGAGAATTTGCAGATTGGTAGCGTGCCTTAGGCTGTAACACCAACACAGGTTTCATGGTGGAAGAAACAGTTTTAAACTCCAagttgaaaatgtcatcgtcATTCCAAGTTAAAAGTAATGGCATGCCCAATGAGGTTTTTGTATACGCATGCCATTATGGATGGTCTGATTAGTTAACTCTCCTCATGTAGTGTTAGAATCTTTTTGATGCAGTTCTAAACCCAGCAACTTTGGCCAGAATTTTACGAGTCGATTCTTTGAGAAGTGTAAAACTCGGTTGATAACCGATAATGTTGAATCGTCTTTTGATCTGGAATGATGGGAATGATTCTCTGCTAGAGTGCTCCCACCCTGCCATTAGCTAATGATCTCATGACTATGTTCGGTACGGCttaattaacaaaataaaaaataaaaactgagaATGTTATCTAAAATTAAAACTTAAACCCTATCCAGCAACTACCATTGCTAGCGTTAACCGGCCATTCCTGGTATCAGATtaaccactctctctctccctctgcgACTCTTCCGAGGAagccctctctcttcctcttcgtcCTCCGACGAAACTCGTCgcttttgtttttgtggctTCCGGCAACCGCGGCCAAGACGACTACGGCCTTCATCAAAGCAGAACCAACGACCTCCATCAACCTAAGGTACGACCTGAACGGTGAGAGGTCTCAGCATTCCAAGCACAGCAGAGGCGCTTGTTGAATTGAAGCATCTCGATGTCTCACGTCGCCGACGACCGATTCTCCTGtagtgatgaagaagaagaaccgaaATGGTTGGGCTGTGCTTCGTACTTGATCTGCAGGATTTCGCCATCGCCGACTTGGCGCAAATCGGAGTCGCTCCGAGATCGGATAGGCCTGTGCTTCGTCTTCAAAAATATGATCACCTCCTCCGATCATATTCCCGTCACCGTCATCGACACATCATCCATTTTAGTTGTACTTATTGATTTCTGATGTAAATCCCTATGCAACTGAAAACGGAGCTCTGTTTGATTTTGTGGATGTGTGAATTGTTAGCATGGAGACTAGTATTAAGCGCAGCGAAGAACTAAAGCGAGTGGATGCAGTGTTGCTAACATACGCCTATGATCAGCCAATGACGCTTACTTGTATCTCTAGCTGTTGGCTCCCTGAGCTTCGTCGGTTGGATGTTTTGCTTtatcactacaccaatttttcaatcagacaacacatatcagacgacagcaaacattttaactgttgtctgaaataatcagacaacagcaaaaaaatATATGTCGTCTGAATTTTCGAATCCAACGACAGTCATTacttggctcttgtgcaattacttttcagacaatggttgatataatagatgttgtctgaatggatcaattcagacaacagttattatttcaatgttgtccaaggtttattcagacaatggttgattttttatgttgtctgaatggatcaattcagacaacagttattatttcaatgttgtccaaggtttattcagacaatggttgatttttgatgttgtctgattgttcaatcacacaactgttatTCATTGTCTGTTGTGCAATAACTTTTAAGTCAATACTTGCTAAAAGATATTGTCTGATTTGATTTCACACAACTGCTTTTATTCATCTGTTGTCACATTATCTTCAGACAATGCACCCTaaatgctgttgtctgaagttaGATTCCCCCCCCTCTTCCTAAAAAACTTTTGTTAAAATTTTTGCGGGAATCACAAAAACGCGGAGCGGTGAACTTAAAATTAAAACAGTTGAaggtgggaacaaaaatttTAATTCCCACACTTGGATATATTTTCCCACACTTGCATTTACTCCCCAAACCCTAACCGAGCACAACTCATTTTCTCCCAACTCTCCTCTTCATCCTTCCCCGCCTCCGACCAgcacttttctctcttctccttctctctcgctTCCTTGTCCTTCCAaaccctactctctctctctctctctctctctctctctctctctctctctctctctctctctctctctctctctctctctctctctctctctctctctctctctctctctctctctctctctctctctctctctctcagtttctAGTTCACCAACCTCGAGAAAATCGAGAGCTCCGCGGCTCCGATTCATTTCGCAGAGACCGAGGGATTCGAGGTCGGGGATTTCCCGACGGTGAGTTTGAATTTGGAATTGGTGCGGAAGCTGGAGTCGGCGCTTGGGGTTTCGCTGGGAGGCTCGGTGACGGACATGGCGGTGGTGATAGTGACGACTTCAATTGAGTTGATATTTGGGTTTTTGGTGGTGCTGTGGCAGAGATCGTCTGATAAGACTAGTCGGGTGGTGAAGCAGCTGGCGGTGCCGCTtaaggaggaggaagatgagTTTGAGGTTGCATCGGGCAAGACTAGGGTGACTATTTTCTCTGGGACTCAGACCGGCACCGCTGaaggtttttgaatttgtggtGGTTTTGTTTCCGTTGAGAATGTTCCAGTGGGTTTTGTTATGGGGTGGGTTTGCTCATATGTTcagtttcttagtttctttttaTCAGCTCTCATTTTTGGTGAAAGTAACTTAATGGGTAGTAATTTGGATGTGGGTGGCTGCTTTCCTCGTGATTAAAGATTGCTTCTACTcagcaaagatcaaaactttttttttttattttttgaatggaCAAAGATTAAAACTTTACCTTAATGGAGTTGGTGGGTGTTCTTTTGTACTAGTTGGTGCGGCAAAGTTTCGTTTTTGATAGATTCTGGGATACAATTGTTCCTTGTTTTTGTGTGGAAATGATATGTGAATTGTGTTTTTCGATCATTGGGATACCTTTTTTGATTGAAATGGATCATATATTGAAATGggttgaaaaagaaagaaacttgatgaatgaaaagggGTGTAGGTGCATAGATATGATCTCATTCCTTTGGTAGGTTCAGTTTACTTTTTTCCTTTATAAGAGTTCTGTGATGGGGATTTTGTTCACAACAGGGTTCTGATTCCTAGTTGAAACTGCTGATATAATTTTACACCCATTCTTGTAAACCTACAGAAGGAGCAATGACAACTTGTATACCAGCTGGAACTGGTAAACTGCATTTCAGAGTAAGGGACTTCAACGCACAAGGTTGTAGAAAGGCTTCTTGGGTCACATTTAGTGAGCTTTCATGGTACCTTATCACTGCCTTAGTCATACAGCATTCCacatttttctgaaattaattgTGCACATGTGGATCTGAATTCCATACTAAGCATTGTAATACAATTTGACATGAAATCATTCACCTACAATTTGGAAATATGTTTATTTGCTACATTTGAAGTGTCCAAATCATGGGCCATAAGCTAATTCTAGCTAAAAAGAGCCAAGCCTGTAAGCCTCTGAATGACAATGTGTATAAGAGCCAAGTCTGTAAGCCTCTGAATCAAATGTGTAAAAGCCTTGTCTGAACACGTCATGCTTAGAATTACTGAAGCCGTACACACTATTGGTTGCGTCTTTCAACATGGTAtctgtatatgtgtgtgtgtgtagggtGGGGGATCTGGTTACTGTTTATCTTTGTCGTCTATTCTTATAACATGAAAGGAGAAACTAAGTTTGccgatggtctgatcttttTATTTGTGCATGGCTTCTTATCTGGGCTTTCTCAGGTTTGGAGGGAGAAGAACGTTATAAAGCCAACACCAGGAAAGAGACGTTGTAACTGTAGAAATGAGGACTATCACAGGCAAATCGGTCAGGGAATGTTCCAACAGATGACGGAACAGGTATATGCTTGAACAAACATTTCTTCCGTCACTAtatgatttaaaaaaataaaaagtttggAGAGAACGACCATATATTTAGCTGAATAAAGAAGTCGTTCTTCCATTCTTGGTAAAGAGTTTTCACAAGCATGCCCCTTCTTCTGCATGgaacaatttattttgtgtgtGACTTACTTTTACCAATTATACTACTATATTAACCTTAATGAACACTCGTGAAGAGCTCTTTCAGGTCTGCGAACAATGTAACAATGTCAAATATGAAAGGGAGGGATATTTCATCACTGTTGATATTGAGAAAGGGATGCAAGATGGACAAGTAAGCTTTCATTCTTCGTATTTTCTTCCAAGATTTGGAATTTGGTTATATCAGTAAACAAGGGGTACTTCTTCCTTGTGCATTTACAGAGAAAATCAAATCCTATGTTTCCATTTATTTAGTTCTGTTTCATGTGCATGTTGGTGATTTGATTCTGCCGATGCCTAATTTAAGACTTAAAAGTATCATTCCATATTTACTGAAATATATGCTTTTTTTTAGGTAGTAACTTTATTTGCTTAATCTTTGTTGCAGGAGGTGGTTTTCTATGAGGATGGTGAACCCATAATTGATGGAGAACCTGGAGATTTAAAAGTCAGTGCTTTGACCTTACCACCTTGGTTTATATAACGCCATATTGAAGCATCTCAGATACCATTTTTTATGCGTAGAAGTTTTTATTGCACGCATATTGATGATACAATGCCAAATGCATTCACTCTCTCATGAACTCCAACATCATTTAAGTGTTTAATGGTAGTAGTGAGATTGCCTCTTTGATAGCAAAATGTGGGATTTTAGACAGCTTAACTTATCATTATGCTTTATTGTATAACCATCCACATCCAGGTCGTGTGGGGTTTCAAAGTTCTTGCAAATTCAGAGATGTAACTCCTCCCAATCTCCAATTAATGAGAGCTCAAAGCCCTTAAGAACCATCACTTCATCAAGTTTGCGAGATGGTTCCACTAAATTCTTCGATTTTACTGTTATTGGTAGTGGAGTTGCTAGCCTCCGCTATGCCCTGGAAGTGGCAAAACATGGATCTGTTGTTGTCATTACCAAGGCTGAGCCTCATGAAAGTAATACAAATTATGCTAAAGGTGGTGTTGGTGCTGTACTGTGCCCTTCGGATTCTGTGGAGAGTCATGTCCAGGACACCATTGTAGCAGGAGCTTATCTATGTGATGAGGAGACTGTCAGAGTATGTTATAGAACCAATTGTAAACAGGATTGGTGGATCTGGTATGGATCTCAGAAGCAAAGCAAGGGTAAATAACATTTCCGCAGTTTATCTTGGTTACTTTATTGtggtttgattaattgattgagtgaataatatttttttttgggtgtgtgAAGACTCTGCCAGGACCTGTTAGGAGAGGCAACAATATCTTGGTGGGTTAAATTTATCCCCTGTTCTTAATAGAATAACTGGACAAGAATCCAGAAATAGTAAGAAAGTAATAGCTTGTTGTGGGTTAAATTTATCCCCTGTTCAAAATATAAGATCTACTTCTACTATATTGAGGCCGAGTAGCTATCTGATTATCTCTTGTGGTAATTGATATATGATTAGCTATATGATTGTGTTAATTGATATATGATTAGCTATATGATTGTCTGGGTTTACTACTTTACTATATGAGTGTCTCGTGTTAATTGATATGCCATCATTATAATAATAGTTATGTTAATTGAGTGTTAATTGATATGCCATCATTATAATAGTTGTGTTAATTGAGTGATTGTCTCTTGTGTATGAGTCAAGTACTCATTTTGAGTTGCAGGGGAGAGAGATCAAAAtaggagatttttttttcttttggtaagcTGCACATTAGGAATTTGAGCTTTTCGATACATGCATAATGTATAATGTATAATGGCCTTTTGGCTGGGGGCAGTAGGGATCTTTTCGCGTCCTTGGCTCATTGTCTTTCGAAATATGCCAAAGGCCATCCCTTTCTCATTTTTAAATCAAAATCCCAAGTGTCCTAGATTTTGACTCTCTCTTCTGTCTCTATATATAAAGCCcttcattttgttgttgtgaACTGTATTAGGTTCATTATTGATGAACTGAGTAGTATTATGAAGTCTTGGTTGGTGCTATCTAGGATTTTTATGAATCTCATGTTGTTTTAAGGCTCTCATGGACCTTGTTATGTTTTATGGCTCTCATGGACCTTGTTCTGTTTTAAGGCTCTCATACATTGCTCTGTATCATTGACTGAATATGTTGCTCTGTATCATTGAATTGCAGACAAGATTTGAAGGTACAAGATTTCAAGATTGTTGCTCTGTATCATTGACTGAATATGTTGCTCTGTATCATTGCTCTTTATCATTGCTTTGTATATGTTGCAAATCTCAACAATATTCTCGCATTGTATGTCCAGGTACTGGATGCAAAGCCTCTTTTGAAGGAGGCCCTTCAAGCCGAGGGTAAACAAAAGGATGTACTTAAAGCTGCCGGTGCATTGTTTTCACATATTTGTGAGGTTTAGGCAAGGTTAATGTGCATCACATTTATGGACAAGTATTGTGGGGGTTAATGTTGGGATAAAATGACTTTGttggatatatggatgaatgtatCGAATCTTTACATAAATAAATGTGTTTTGGGTTGTCATTTGGATCCCATATATGCAGAATGTAGGTCTTTTGAATGTCTCTTGGACCATTCTATTCCAGCTAAAAACTATTGTCCAATAATTGATCATCATAAAATGcctaacaaaaactgttgtatgagtcCTCTAACTATAATACTTTAAGGACTAAAAGAACGAGAAAGCCATTGTccagcaaaacaacaaacaatgGTTTTGTTTAGAAATCTATAGTATCAATAATAGATAGACAATGGGatttgcaagtacatattgtctgatcaagccttcagacaacagcaagcatataagcccctgttgtctggcacagccttcagacaacagtaagtatataagctgctgttgttcttcgtggtattcagacaacagacatgaTAGTAGCTGCTGTTGTACTAAACTTTATCAGACAACAGTAAGTATATAAGCtgctgttgttcttcgtggtattcagacaacagacatgaTAGTAGCTGCTGTTGTActaaactttatcagacgacagttttctggtattgtctgattatgtatcagacggcattgagatagacaacagcaatgcctataatcagacgacagtgaaaaactgtcatctgattgaaaaattggtgtagtgtatAAATTCAAGTAGTTTGCTTAGCTGATACCTAATTTGGTGGTTAGGTTTGTAGTTAACATGATTCGAAGTGGTTTAGGTGAATGTACCAATAATTTTGGTTGGATGCAAGTTAGATTTGAGAGATGAGCATGATCGGTGATGACACCAAtctacaagtatatatatatctatgccagaaaagcaatcagacgacagaggagatctgtcgtctgattaaaaaaatttctgttgtctagtacggtgccgtctcttggggcatcagacgacagatttactctgtcgtcttatttatcagacgacagaaatttgttaggtcttctgttgtctgatgaaatcgaGATATGAGGCTAGTGAATTCAAACGACAGATAAATGTCGTGTGAACTAGAAACAAATAACAGTTCCTTATAATTTCTGTGGTCTGAATGGACTTATAATAACAGTTAAGTGTTGTTTTATTCCAGTtcaataacagttaactgtcatTCTTATTCAGTTTAAAATACAATTATTTATCGTCTTTAGTCGCCTACGATaacatttatatgttgttttatatgCATTATAGTCACAAATAAGTGTACATTGAACTTAGTTAATACTACATTTATTTACCGTTTGAGTTTAGTCACAGATGACAGTTAAATGACGTTTAAAGTAAATACAAATAACAGTTGTCTGTGGTTTTTATTAACTTATAGTAATAGTTATCTGTTGTGGCATATAACTTGGAATTACAATTAAGTGTGGTTTAAAAGTTGTTAAGGTTACATTTATCTATTGTTGTGGTTTATACTTTACAACAATTAACTGAAGGTTGAAGAGCACAAACAGGACAATTATTTGTTGCTTGAAGCTAATTTGAGCGACAGTTAAATGTTGTTTCATTTTCGACTCTGTCTTTGTTTTGACATGAAGATGACAattatctgttgtttgagtgtccaaacactatgccaaaagtggtatcagacgacagacagaaactgttgtctgatttggagtgcTACCGTTGTAGAGGtgaccgttgtctgatgaaaaatc
It encodes:
- the LOC112165637 gene encoding probable ubiquitin-conjugating enzyme E2 26 isoform X1 produces the protein MESPPFPHISEKPVFPESSSQCMDEDDVVLSTPPISRTPKSEKGKEVIVPDGIHVEDSDTTVFIDEKVDRSIKGKTINYSSDEFPDRKAKGAVANNFAGSSGKSLASASDNINYADLFLDDVIDVDEYARLLSHFDNADISPGIEAPMPPIPWLFGPVKSDIKSVSGSSSDTNYRAAKSFASLSHNVIDLAGPSSDASSSNDDYSGLYLEASIDIDEYAKMLAHFDKMDIPPGIEAPIPHFLSLSDPSKSNINAVPGSSSSLEAQTNVFSPALGLSSSWKLPQASSSKTKQSYLQHQGWASNIPVGVELSKLHTQTQTNDVPAKQVSSMETDETIRKFKDFKQFDTVADHSDHHYTNKSSSTMQKNWAKRIQEEWKILEKDLPDTIFVRVYETRMDLLKAVIVGAKGTPYHDGLFFFDVSFPSDYPNVPPHVYYHSGGLRLNPNLYDCGKVCLSLLNTWSGGKQEMWIPGKSTMLQVLVSIQGLILNTEPYFNEPGWAPMKGTPAGETASKKYNEDTLILSLRTMVYTMKRPPKYFEHFVLGHFRNHAHDILVACKAYMDGAEVGCLVKGSVQGVDGNKSCSQVFKNSLARFLPTLVKELTQIGAKDCEKFVSPATVENLQIGSVP
- the LOC112165637 gene encoding probable ubiquitin-conjugating enzyme E2 26 isoform X2, whose protein sequence is MRDRRNSTVIVPDGIHVEDSDTTVFIDEKVDRSIKGKTINYSSDEFPDRKAKGAVANNFAGSSGKSLASASDNINYADLFLDDVIDVDEYARLLSHFDNADISPGIEAPMPPIPWLFGPVKSDIKSVSGSSSDTNYRAAKSFASLSHNVIDLAGPSSDASSSNDDYSGLYLEASIDIDEYAKMLAHFDKMDIPPGIEAPIPHFLSLSDPSKSNINAVPGSSSSLEAQTNVFSPALGLSSSWKLPQASSSKTKQSYLQHQGWASNIPVGVELSKLHTQTQTNDVPAKQVSSMETDETIRKFKDFKQFDTVADHSDHHYTNKSSSTMQKNWAKRIQEEWKILEKDLPDTIFVRVYETRMDLLKAVIVGAKGTPYHDGLFFFDVSFPSDYPNVPPHVYYHSGGLRLNPNLYDCGKVCLSLLNTWSGGKQEMWIPGKSTMLQVLVSIQGLILNTEPYFNEPGWAPMKGTPAGETASKKYNEDTLILSLRTMVYTMKRPPKYFEHFVLGHFRNHAHDILVACKAYMDGAEVGCLVKGSVQGVDGNKSCSQVFKNSLARFLPTLVKELTQIGAKDCEKFVSPATVENLQIGSVP
- the LOC112165637 gene encoding putative ubiquitin-conjugating enzyme E2 38 isoform X3 is translated as MESPPFPHISEKPVFPESSSQCMDEDDVVLSTPPISRTPKSEKGKEVIVPDGIHVEDSDTTVFIDEKVDRSIKGKTINYSSDEFPDRKAKGAVANNFAGSSVPGSSSSLEAQTNVFSPALGLSSSWKLPQASSSKTKQSYLQHQGWASNIPVGVELSKLHTQTQTNDVPAKQVSSMETDETIRKFKDFKQFDTVADHSDHHYTNKSSSTMQKNWAKRIQEEWKILEKDLPDTIFVRVYETRMDLLKAVIVGAKGTPYHDGLFFFDVSFPSDYPNVPPHVYYHSGGLRLNPNLYDCGKVCLSLLNTWSGGKQEMWIPGKSTMLQVLVSIQGLILNTEPYFNEPGWAPMKGTPAGETASKKYNEDTLILSLRTMVYTMKRPPKYFEHFVLGHFRNHAHDILVACKAYMDGAEVGCLVKGSVQGVDGNKSCSQVFKNSLARFLPTLVKELTQIGAKDCEKFVSPATVENLQIGSVP